The Prosthecobacter dejongeii genome contains a region encoding:
- a CDS encoding sulfatase has protein sequence MKLLLCLFAGLTLVNTAASQTAVKQPNILLMLSDDQDWTGLSVQMHPNVPNSKSDFYRTPNLENFAHQGMRFSAAYAPAPVCSPTRISLQTGKSPAQLRWTKAAPPENGHRLIEAESRKNIQLGEKTVAELLRSAGYATAHYGKWHLGGGGPEEHGYDESDGDTGNEDANRFVDPNPVDIFGMGDRAAQFMKKQVEAGRPFFIQMSYHALHRPENALRATREFYDQQTPGRMHRDAGRAAITTDLDTGVGRVLETLQKLHLTEKTYVIYMSDNGGGGGGPRPLMAGKGGVWEGGIRVPLIICGPGIKPNSWCHQRVVGYDLLPTFCRWAGVTSKLPENIEGGDISALLHGSNEPVKRLREDLVFHFPHYQGDTPHSAILAGSFKLLHFYETGENRLFNLDADLGERNDLAQTMPELANEMATKLQRYLSEVKAALPTPNTHFDPTSEPQSNQKVGKGGRKKGPRKPTL, from the coding sequence ATGAAATTATTACTCTGTCTTTTTGCAGGTCTCACGCTTGTTAACACAGCCGCCTCACAGACTGCTGTTAAACAGCCTAACATACTATTGATGCTATCGGATGACCAAGACTGGACGGGACTCTCCGTTCAAATGCACCCAAACGTTCCCAACTCTAAAAGTGACTTTTATCGAACACCCAATCTCGAAAATTTCGCTCATCAAGGGATGCGCTTCAGTGCTGCTTACGCACCCGCACCCGTATGCTCCCCGACGCGAATAAGTTTGCAGACAGGTAAGAGTCCTGCACAGCTACGCTGGACTAAAGCAGCACCGCCAGAAAACGGTCATCGTTTGATCGAAGCAGAATCCCGCAAGAATATTCAACTTGGCGAAAAGACGGTGGCAGAGTTATTGCGCTCAGCAGGCTACGCCACGGCCCATTATGGCAAGTGGCATCTGGGTGGGGGTGGACCCGAAGAACATGGATATGATGAAAGCGATGGCGATACCGGGAATGAGGACGCGAATCGTTTTGTGGACCCAAATCCTGTGGACATTTTTGGCATGGGTGACCGCGCAGCCCAGTTTATGAAAAAGCAGGTTGAAGCAGGAAGGCCGTTTTTTATTCAGATGTCTTATCATGCCCTTCATCGGCCTGAGAATGCGCTGCGAGCAACGCGTGAGTTTTACGATCAACAAACACCCGGGCGTATGCACCGAGATGCGGGACGTGCTGCGATCACGACGGATTTGGATACAGGCGTGGGTCGTGTTTTGGAGACGCTGCAAAAGCTCCACCTCACCGAAAAAACCTATGTGATCTACATGTCGGATAACGGCGGGGGCGGAGGCGGGCCACGCCCACTCATGGCGGGTAAAGGGGGCGTTTGGGAGGGGGGTATCCGTGTGCCTCTTATCATCTGCGGTCCCGGTATCAAACCGAATTCTTGGTGCCACCAACGGGTGGTTGGATATGATTTATTACCCACCTTCTGCCGCTGGGCTGGTGTAACCAGCAAACTGCCAGAAAACATCGAAGGCGGAGACATTTCCGCCCTTCTGCATGGATCCAACGAACCGGTCAAACGGCTTCGAGAAGACCTCGTTTTCCATTTCCCCCATTATCAGGGTGACACTCCTCACTCCGCGATCTTAGCGGGCAGTTTCAAACTTCTGCACTTTTATGAAACGGGTGAAAATCGCCTTTTTAATCTTGATGCGGATTTAGGCGAACGTAACGACCTCGCCCAAACGATGCCAGAATTGGCCAACGAGATGGCTACTAAACTCCAGCGTTACCTTTCCGAAGTAAAAGCGGCCTTGCCTACACCGAATACACACTTCGACCCCACCTCCGAACCTCAGTCTAACCAAAAAGTGGGAAAAGGCGGGCGCAAAAAGGGACCGCGAAAACCAACCCTCTAG
- a CDS encoding YHYH protein: MCSRHLLLLGSLLAFHPAQAHSWKADAAPIFDEALRAHLLTEWEQKQKPSQGEIQIPQIASTASTLHLAAAAAAQAQNAPVQSRPFQAFSKLQLRWDADFLHVGSNGLPDHGMMVGITAWQQQVPLPQAYMGSNAWSIPLHPVPAQEPALIKGRFLRGAIALAANGIPIFNPQNNRGEISQEIGELDQWGGHCGRADDYHYHAAPLHLQAIVGKELPIAYALDGYPIYGLTEPDGSPVGKLDVCQGHETTSLGYHYHASTKYPYVMGGFHGEVTEAEGQVDPQPRASPVRPDTPPLRGAEITDFESTGPNSYRLSYTVAGEKRSVSYSLNADGTYPFEYDNGSDGLVKEVYTARAGSGGQRGGEHRNKKGGLRKGSPKEEAAPRREEPSTTALPTPSSPMDANGDGWVSAQEYAQQAKLNFSLDKTQGSLSQAMADARIAFLATDLNKDGQLDASELQTSQEVTQGVKPSSSSSGGFVLTSSAVEEGGSLPMDFTGDGSGATLPLSWKGAPVGTSSYALIMDHEAPGNEMKGYWTMWDIPATVTSLPKNVQGVGKLGIGFRGKVGYEPPHSKGPGEKTYVLHVYALSASPQIREPDSQVNREVLLAAIQGKILATADLRVVYARRGSAMESPAVEDRTGAPPPPPPDRRERPNRKGGSKNADSGGLIKPNLTDTMKLNVYADNWFMLYVNGRLVAVDSIQFTPHNVVSVNFLPEYPMTLAVLAKDNADPKTGLEYGTNIGDGGFILKFADGTVTNASWKAQNFFTGPLNQETKNPRVQQVALPDNWWAVDFDDSQWANAKEYSVEQVDPKQPYFDHDFDGAKFIWTQNLALDNTVIFRTCIDKPGWQPRWNTQPDLDVTGAPQR; this comes from the coding sequence ATGTGCTCCCGTCATCTTTTGCTGTTAGGCAGTCTCCTCGCGTTTCATCCTGCGCAGGCTCATTCTTGGAAAGCGGATGCGGCTCCCATCTTTGATGAGGCCCTTCGTGCGCATCTCTTGACCGAGTGGGAGCAGAAACAGAAACCATCTCAAGGTGAGATCCAGATCCCGCAAATCGCCAGCACCGCATCCACGCTGCATCTCGCCGCAGCCGCCGCGGCCCAAGCCCAAAATGCCCCCGTTCAGTCACGCCCCTTTCAAGCCTTCTCCAAACTCCAGCTTCGCTGGGATGCAGACTTCTTGCATGTCGGTTCGAATGGCCTGCCAGACCACGGCATGATGGTGGGCATCACTGCCTGGCAGCAGCAGGTGCCCCTGCCACAAGCTTATATGGGCAGCAACGCCTGGAGCATCCCATTGCACCCGGTACCCGCCCAAGAACCTGCCCTGATCAAGGGGCGTTTCTTGCGTGGTGCCATCGCCCTAGCCGCGAATGGCATCCCCATTTTCAATCCTCAAAACAATCGTGGGGAAATATCTCAGGAAATCGGCGAACTGGATCAATGGGGCGGCCACTGCGGCCGTGCCGATGACTATCATTACCACGCCGCCCCATTGCATTTACAGGCCATCGTGGGCAAAGAGCTCCCCATCGCCTATGCACTGGATGGCTACCCGATTTACGGCCTCACGGAGCCCGATGGCTCTCCTGTGGGCAAGCTGGATGTCTGCCAGGGACATGAAACAACCAGCCTAGGGTACCACTACCACGCTTCCACCAAGTATCCGTATGTGATGGGCGGCTTTCATGGCGAGGTGACCGAGGCAGAAGGCCAGGTGGACCCGCAGCCACGCGCCTCTCCCGTACGCCCAGATACACCACCGCTGCGAGGTGCGGAGATCACGGATTTTGAAAGCACTGGGCCCAACAGCTATCGGCTCAGCTACACCGTCGCTGGAGAAAAACGCTCCGTCTCTTACAGCCTCAATGCCGATGGCACCTACCCATTCGAGTATGACAACGGCAGCGATGGCCTGGTGAAGGAAGTGTACACCGCACGTGCAGGCAGTGGCGGCCAAAGAGGAGGAGAACATAGAAACAAAAAGGGCGGCTTGCGAAAAGGCAGCCCCAAGGAAGAGGCCGCACCAAGGCGCGAAGAGCCCTCGACCACGGCTCTGCCAACCCCCTCTTCCCCCATGGACGCCAACGGGGATGGATGGGTATCAGCCCAGGAATATGCCCAGCAGGCTAAGTTGAACTTCTCCCTCGATAAGACTCAAGGCAGTCTTTCTCAGGCCATGGCAGATGCTCGAATAGCGTTCCTGGCCACAGATCTTAATAAGGACGGTCAACTGGATGCCTCTGAGCTACAAACTTCTCAAGAAGTGACACAAGGCGTCAAACCATCGTCATCCTCTTCAGGGGGGTTTGTCCTCACCAGCTCCGCTGTGGAAGAGGGCGGCAGCCTGCCCATGGATTTCACCGGAGATGGCAGCGGTGCCACTTTGCCGCTGAGCTGGAAAGGTGCACCCGTCGGCACCAGTAGTTACGCGCTCATCATGGATCATGAAGCCCCAGGCAATGAAATGAAGGGCTACTGGACGATGTGGGACATCCCCGCCACGGTGACGAGCCTACCCAAAAATGTACAGGGTGTGGGTAAACTAGGAATCGGCTTTCGAGGCAAGGTGGGTTACGAACCTCCCCACTCGAAGGGCCCCGGAGAGAAGACTTATGTGCTGCATGTCTATGCCCTGTCTGCCTCACCACAAATTCGCGAACCTGACTCCCAGGTGAACCGTGAGGTTCTGCTGGCTGCCATTCAGGGTAAAATCCTCGCCACGGCTGATTTGAGGGTGGTTTATGCCCGCCGAGGCAGTGCCATGGAGAGCCCCGCCGTGGAAGATCGCACAGGAGCCCCACCGCCTCCACCCCCTGACCGCCGTGAACGACCTAACCGAAAGGGTGGAAGTAAAAATGCTGATTCAGGGGGACTCATCAAACCCAACCTCACAGATACAATGAAGTTGAATGTTTATGCTGATAATTGGTTCATGCTTTATGTTAATGGACGGCTTGTAGCCGTGGATTCCATTCAATTCACTCCTCACAATGTGGTGAGTGTCAATTTTCTGCCTGAATACCCCATGACTCTGGCTGTGCTTGCCAAAGACAATGCCGATCCCAAAACTGGATTGGAGTATGGCACAAACATAGGTGACGGGGGATTCATTCTCAAGTTCGCCGATGGCACCGTGACGAATGCTAGCTGGAAAGCGCAGAACTTCTTCACGGGCCCTCTCAATCAAGAAACCAAGAACCCCAGAGTGCAACAAGTGGCACTTCCAGACAATTGGTGGGCGGTGGACTTCGATGACAGTCAGTGGGCTAACGCCAAAGAATACAGCGTCGAACAAGTGGACCCAAAGCAGCCCTATTTCGATCATGACTTTGACGGAGCCAAGTTTATCTGGACTCAAAACCTCGCACTAGACAACACCGTCATCTTTCGCACTTGCATAGATAAACCGGGATGGCAACCACGCTGGAATACCCAACCAGATCTCGATGTCACCGGCGCTCCTCAGCGTTAG
- a CDS encoding Precorrin-3B methylase → MPAKKKPSDKPLTGAALIKEVCRRIRVARSYWEAHNNRACRGEREKAMALYETLAEPEKDKIPQELRVWLRYRSEKYFGEGRTPPGGH, encoded by the coding sequence ATGCCCGCCAAGAAAAAACCCTCCGACAAACCCCTGACGGGCGCGGCCTTGATCAAGGAGGTGTGTCGGCGCATCCGCGTGGCGCGCAGCTACTGGGAGGCACATAACAACCGCGCCTGTCGCGGGGAACGAGAGAAGGCCATGGCTCTCTACGAAACCCTCGCCGAGCCTGAAAAAGACAAGATCCCCCAGGAGCTCCGCGTGTGGCTGCGCTACCGAAGTGAGAAATACTTCGGTGAAGGCCGCACGCCTCCTGGTGGCCATTAA
- a CDS encoding leucine-rich repeat domain-containing protein: MKRSLSFFSLLAFATCAFTAGPDLSRLSSQTEMDEVIATTSDAALKQALQEHSKAILIAAAEHPHAEAIARTVEGAKGKIERINTTPESLQKAMGAPSPIFTTLKLVDLAIPNAGPHDHRKEDPYDAAFFAHLGHLSALESLNIIATKLGDDWITPIGQLTTLKSLRFTNNGSLTDAGMEQLAGLKNLESFSFVGTKITGRAYAKFEGFTKLIKVSHRGSSINDEGLKQLCDHLPNLESLSLAHAKFTDAGAVHLKKLTKLKGLEMGTPNATPASLKNLETLPLEYLQLGDGLDRPEGITAVRNIPSLRRLTLTRCDKLDDAGLKLATQLTQLHQLEIGGLDLPDDRLPQLQAFAFLQELKLIRRPQGYPAETQAKIKALLPNVDVKFQ; encoded by the coding sequence ATGAAACGATCTCTCAGCTTTTTTTCACTGCTCGCCTTTGCCACATGCGCATTCACAGCAGGCCCAGACCTTTCGCGGCTCTCATCTCAAACCGAGATGGATGAAGTCATCGCTACGACCTCCGATGCAGCTCTAAAACAGGCTTTGCAGGAGCACTCAAAAGCCATTTTAATCGCAGCGGCAGAACATCCTCACGCAGAGGCCATCGCCCGGACCGTGGAGGGAGCGAAGGGCAAGATTGAAAGAATCAATACCACCCCTGAAAGCCTTCAGAAAGCCATGGGAGCACCCTCTCCCATTTTTACGACCTTGAAGCTGGTGGATCTAGCCATCCCCAATGCCGGACCTCATGACCATCGAAAAGAAGATCCTTATGATGCTGCCTTCTTTGCTCATCTAGGCCACCTCAGTGCATTGGAATCTCTCAATATCATCGCCACCAAGTTGGGCGATGACTGGATCACACCCATTGGCCAGCTGACCACTCTCAAGAGCCTGCGCTTCACCAACAACGGCTCGCTGACCGATGCTGGCATGGAACAACTAGCCGGACTGAAAAACCTGGAATCCTTCTCCTTCGTCGGCACCAAGATCACTGGCCGCGCTTATGCCAAGTTTGAAGGTTTTACCAAACTGATCAAAGTCAGCCACCGCGGCAGCAGCATCAACGATGAAGGCCTGAAACAACTCTGCGATCACCTCCCCAACTTGGAAAGCCTGAGCCTCGCCCATGCCAAGTTCACCGATGCCGGCGCGGTGCATCTGAAAAAACTCACCAAGCTCAAAGGCCTGGAGATGGGCACCCCGAATGCCACCCCTGCCAGCCTCAAAAACCTGGAGACATTACCCTTGGAATACTTGCAGTTAGGCGATGGACTCGACCGCCCCGAGGGCATCACGGCCGTGCGCAACATCCCCAGCTTGAGAAGGCTGACGCTAACCCGCTGTGATAAGCTGGATGATGCGGGACTGAAACTGGCCACTCAACTCACGCAGCTTCACCAGTTGGAAATCGGCGGCCTGGATCTACCGGATGATCGCCTGCCGCAGTTGCAGGCCTTCGCCTTTCTCCAAGAACTGAAACTCATCCGCCGTCCGCAAGGTTACCCCGCCGAAACACAGGCAAAAATCAAAGCTCTGTTGCCAAACGTGGACGTGAAATTTCAATGA
- a CDS encoding dienelactone hydrolase family protein has product MMRRPNSLLVLSSAFLAAFAPLTRAADLELTETLQLPECHSLGWVRANAGVKNQQAWDGILDEVKWGTPSAGQAIERHWDWKLDDEQWSKVVKEKGEGKKEDVKFDLWLPEEADVVKGLVVISGHGSGETLFKHADMRRIARVLKLGLFKFIGNPMQRGFWPRRLLDERLQAFATKSQHEELAQVPLFLYGHSNGTGFSAIYPATEGTRVWAWVSMRPGTTYQVYQPLAAQVPGLIIFGEDDPFLARPSKAENLAIVEAMRQKHHALWNYAVEPKTGHGPGEKTWPLVFSFLRHSFATRVPTEAAQPPVSLSALKAQDGYLGQNWDPAKGGYQTLPIAPTADFTGDKSTASWLLNADYAADWQTFQRDGQLAE; this is encoded by the coding sequence ATGATGCGTCGGCCTAACTCTCTCCTTGTCCTCAGTTCGGCGTTTTTAGCTGCCTTTGCCCCACTGACAAGGGCAGCGGATCTGGAACTGACAGAGACGCTGCAACTCCCCGAATGTCACAGCCTCGGCTGGGTGCGGGCAAATGCGGGCGTGAAGAACCAACAGGCCTGGGATGGCATCCTGGATGAAGTGAAGTGGGGTACACCTTCCGCAGGTCAAGCCATTGAACGGCACTGGGACTGGAAGCTGGATGACGAGCAATGGAGCAAGGTGGTAAAAGAAAAAGGCGAAGGCAAAAAAGAGGACGTGAAGTTTGACCTCTGGCTCCCCGAAGAAGCCGATGTGGTGAAGGGCCTCGTGGTCATTTCCGGTCATGGCAGCGGGGAGACGCTGTTCAAACATGCGGACATGCGCCGGATCGCGCGCGTGCTCAAACTCGGGCTTTTCAAATTCATCGGCAATCCGATGCAGCGCGGCTTCTGGCCACGCCGTCTGCTGGATGAACGACTGCAAGCATTCGCTACCAAGTCCCAACATGAGGAATTGGCGCAGGTTCCTTTGTTTCTCTACGGTCATTCGAATGGCACTGGCTTTTCAGCCATCTATCCCGCCACCGAAGGCACCCGTGTCTGGGCTTGGGTTTCCATGCGGCCCGGCACCACTTATCAGGTCTATCAACCACTGGCGGCTCAGGTCCCGGGCCTCATCATCTTTGGTGAAGACGATCCCTTTCTCGCCCGCCCTTCCAAAGCTGAAAACCTGGCAATCGTGGAAGCCATGCGGCAAAAGCACCACGCTCTCTGGAACTATGCCGTAGAGCCCAAGACGGGCCACGGACCAGGCGAAAAAACCTGGCCGCTGGTCTTTTCTTTTCTCCGTCACAGCTTCGCCACCCGCGTGCCTACTGAGGCTGCGCAGCCACCCGTATCCCTCTCCGCGCTGAAAGCCCAAGATGGCTATCTCGGGCAAAATTGGGATCCTGCCAAAGGCGGTTATCAAACACTGCCCATCGCTCCCACCGCCGATTTCACAGGCGACAAATCCACTGCCTCCTGGCTCCTCAATGCAGACTACGCTGCCGACTGGCAGACCTTCCAACGCGACGGTCAACTGGCTGAGTGA
- a CDS encoding ATP-binding protein, translating to MLCPTRQTLGLAWLFMLGASSVQAGSSWSWLSPEWRRIEMERQSLEAKLLTLPPAPPTQVTQRLGWHSDYSTSPDTVEWMELNLGQPESLDAVVLVAPPPAAGAAVSGYGFPLRFRVELLGVGEETQRRVLADHTQNDFPNPGLLPVVIPAHGHRAQKVRITATRLFREDQRYLFALGEVMLFQGPQNLAARIEAVGPSHAFASSSQGTRPDWGRINVVDGHSVVGPPLGLRPSPSLGFRSKPVSERKATSNPWVAVDLGEVMPIEEVRLFPAQPPQFAHSHGYGFPVHYEIELRETPESAAHVFPSPQSGGYVASPGDNPVVIPTAKARARWVRLKVLEPHVSNGGVVLALAEMQVWSGGQNQALGKSVEASDQTESGGWSKAALVDGFASGADIVDTPGWLAGLSARREAMQGLQVLEARQAAVKRELQAVGWGLLALLVGVMLLILLGVYLRQRQARKKELEDLRQRISQDLHDEIGSSLGSIMLITEDALTAVREGEMKEDLQEIRETARQTMDSMRDIVRLAQTGSYGGDDLVAHLREIADRMLRGLSHTFSADEVSPPPMDLRRDLVLMFKETLHNLQRHAQATQAEITLRRGPGALVLRVRDNGCGFQTENVSRGGMGLTNLQRRAAKHGGSAIITSSPGQGTTVSITFPRHG from the coding sequence ATGCTTTGCCCCACCCGTCAGACCCTGGGCCTTGCCTGGCTGTTCATGCTGGGGGCCAGTTCTGTGCAGGCAGGTTCCTCCTGGTCATGGTTGAGTCCTGAGTGGCGGCGCATCGAAATGGAGCGGCAGAGTTTGGAGGCCAAGCTGCTGACGCTGCCCCCCGCGCCACCTACCCAGGTCACGCAGCGTCTCGGCTGGCATAGCGATTACTCGACCTCACCGGATACGGTGGAGTGGATGGAGCTCAACCTCGGGCAGCCTGAAAGTCTGGATGCGGTGGTCCTGGTGGCCCCGCCCCCGGCTGCTGGGGCGGCGGTTTCAGGCTACGGATTTCCGCTGCGTTTTCGGGTGGAGCTTTTAGGCGTGGGAGAGGAGACGCAGCGCCGTGTACTGGCCGATCATACCCAGAATGATTTCCCCAATCCAGGTCTTCTGCCAGTGGTCATTCCCGCGCATGGACATCGGGCACAAAAGGTGCGCATCACCGCCACTCGGCTGTTTCGCGAAGATCAGCGTTACCTTTTCGCTCTCGGTGAGGTGATGCTCTTTCAAGGTCCGCAAAATCTGGCGGCGAGAATTGAAGCCGTGGGCCCTTCACACGCTTTTGCCAGCAGCAGTCAGGGCACCCGACCCGACTGGGGGCGTATCAATGTGGTGGATGGACACTCCGTGGTGGGACCACCTTTGGGCCTTCGCCCTAGCCCCTCGCTGGGCTTTCGCAGCAAGCCCGTGAGCGAGCGCAAGGCCACTTCCAATCCCTGGGTCGCAGTGGATCTCGGAGAGGTCATGCCGATCGAGGAAGTGCGGCTTTTTCCTGCGCAACCGCCCCAGTTTGCCCACAGTCACGGGTATGGTTTTCCCGTGCATTATGAGATCGAGCTTCGCGAAACGCCGGAGTCGGCAGCTCACGTTTTCCCTTCACCGCAGTCAGGTGGTTATGTGGCGTCACCAGGGGACAATCCGGTGGTCATTCCTACGGCGAAAGCACGAGCCCGCTGGGTGCGGCTGAAGGTTTTGGAGCCTCATGTCAGCAATGGTGGCGTCGTGCTAGCTCTGGCGGAAATGCAGGTATGGTCCGGTGGCCAAAACCAGGCGTTAGGAAAGAGCGTGGAGGCCTCGGATCAAACCGAGTCCGGCGGCTGGTCCAAGGCCGCCTTGGTGGATGGCTTTGCCAGTGGGGCGGATATTGTGGATACTCCAGGCTGGCTCGCGGGCCTTTCAGCACGGCGAGAGGCGATGCAGGGCCTCCAGGTTTTGGAGGCTCGGCAAGCCGCTGTGAAGCGAGAGTTGCAAGCGGTAGGATGGGGGCTTTTGGCTTTGTTAGTCGGAGTCATGTTACTCATTTTGTTAGGCGTTTATTTGCGCCAGCGACAGGCCAGGAAAAAAGAGTTGGAAGACCTGCGTCAACGCATCTCGCAGGATCTGCATGACGAGATCGGCAGCAGTCTCGGCAGCATCATGCTCATCACGGAGGATGCCCTGACGGCTGTGAGGGAAGGGGAGATGAAAGAGGATCTTCAAGAGATCCGCGAGACAGCCCGGCAGACCATGGACTCCATGCGGGACATTGTGCGCCTCGCGCAGACAGGGAGTTATGGCGGGGATGATCTGGTGGCTCATTTGCGTGAGATTGCTGACCGCATGCTGCGTGGTCTTTCCCACACCTTTTCAGCGGATGAAGTGAGCCCTCCGCCCATGGACCTGCGGCGTGATCTGGTGCTCATGTTTAAAGAGACCCTGCACAATCTTCAACGTCACGCCCAGGCCACGCAGGCAGAGATCACCCTGCGGCGTGGGCCAGGTGCTTTGGTGTTGAGAGTGCGTGACAATGGCTGCGGTTTCCAAACCGAAAATGTCAGCCGTGGCGGCATGGGCCTGACCAATCTCCAACGCCGTGCTGCTAAGCACGGTGGCTCTGCCATCATCACCTCTAGCCCTGGACAGGGCACCACCGTTAGCATCACTTTTCCTCGCCATGGCTGA
- a CDS encoding response regulator transcription factor, with product MAETPPILQVWLVEDHKVYGERLMRALNRLDDLSCTQRFTACEDAFAALVEHPAPDVLLLDVELPGVSGIEGIARLRQLAPKAAIVILTVFEDDEKIFRAICAGAAGYLLKTSGTEDIATAIRSAAAGGSPINPRIARRVLEMLSKANEPPRDYGLTPREHDILQLLVQGHTIKEAAAQLGIGYYTADEYIRSVYEKLQVRSRGSAIAKAIHERLV from the coding sequence ATGGCTGAAACACCCCCCATCCTTCAAGTCTGGCTTGTCGAAGATCACAAAGTCTATGGCGAGCGATTGATGCGTGCGCTCAATCGTCTGGATGACCTGAGCTGTACGCAGCGTTTCACGGCCTGTGAAGATGCCTTCGCCGCTTTGGTCGAGCATCCGGCCCCTGATGTCCTGCTGTTGGATGTGGAGCTACCTGGCGTGAGTGGTATTGAGGGCATCGCGCGGCTGCGTCAGCTTGCGCCAAAGGCAGCCATCGTCATCCTCACCGTCTTTGAGGACGATGAGAAAATCTTCCGCGCCATCTGCGCTGGGGCTGCGGGTTACTTGCTCAAGACGTCGGGCACTGAAGACATCGCCACGGCCATTCGTTCCGCTGCGGCCGGCGGTTCACCCATCAATCCACGCATCGCGCGCCGGGTTTTGGAAATGCTTTCCAAGGCCAACGAGCCCCCGCGTGACTATGGCCTCACGCCGCGTGAGCATGACATTTTGCAATTGCTCGTCCAAGGTCACACCATCAAGGAAGCCGCCGCGCAGCTCGGCATCGGCTATTACACAGCGGATGAATACATCCGCAGTGTCTATGAGAAGCTGCAAGTACGCAGTCGTGGCAGTGCCATCGCCAAAGCCATCCATGAGCGATTGGTTTAG